Proteins encoded within one genomic window of Methanosarcina barkeri str. Wiesmoor:
- a CDS encoding TATA-box-binding protein has protein sequence MEYTITVENVVASTTLAEDFDLQKIEARLEKAEYNKAKFPGLVYRTENPKAAFLIFTSGKVVCTGAKTVDNAKMAIINLASTLKSIGCEKINPEPDVHIQNIVATADLETNLNLNTIVIAFGMENVEYEPEVFPGLVYRLEDPRVVVLIFSSGKLVITGGKSPEDCEEGLRVIKKEFDNLGLLY, from the coding sequence ATGGAGTATACAATAACTGTAGAGAATGTGGTAGCATCCACCACCCTTGCGGAAGATTTCGATCTACAAAAGATAGAAGCCAGACTTGAGAAAGCAGAATATAATAAAGCGAAGTTTCCTGGCCTGGTCTACAGAACTGAGAATCCAAAGGCTGCTTTTCTGATTTTCACCTCCGGAAAAGTGGTATGTACCGGAGCGAAGACCGTCGATAACGCTAAGATGGCCATAATCAATCTGGCTAGCACGCTCAAGTCCATTGGCTGCGAGAAAATAAATCCAGAACCTGATGTTCATATTCAGAACATTGTAGCCACCGCTGATTTGGAAACGAACCTGAACCTGAATACCATTGTTATAGCCTTTGGTATGGAGAACGTAGAATATGAACCAGAGGTATTTCCTGGGCTCGTCTATAGGCTTGAGGATCCCAGGGTAGTGGTGCTCATATTCAGCTCTGGCAAACTGGTGATCACAGGCGGCAAATCTCCAGAGGATTGCGAGGAGGGCCTGCGGGTCATAAAGAAAGAGTTTGATAACTTAGGACTTCTTTATTGA
- a CDS encoding molybdopterin-guanine dinucleotide biosynthesis protein MobB: protein MLIGGFSGSGKTTLIRKLVEHLEKQGQTVAVIADEIGEIGIDGDTIAEGEVETREITSNCVCCPLKISMEYTLRNLIASYNPDTIIIEPTGITPPGQIKRNIENMGIPGITFAPIVNLVDAGRLSQETGELQNFMKNQIGEAEILGINKVELINNREELLEICLFLRKLNSKARMVHFSARQGGENLDKLLGLLEENSRRKITQGRENSIQMSGVSAYSS from the coding sequence ATGTTAATTGGAGGATTCTCGGGAAGCGGGAAAACCACACTGATAAGAAAACTTGTTGAACACCTGGAAAAACAGGGACAGACAGTGGCAGTTATCGCTGACGAGATAGGAGAAATAGGGATCGATGGAGACACGATCGCGGAAGGGGAAGTTGAAACTAGGGAAATTACAAGTAACTGTGTCTGCTGTCCCCTGAAAATCAGCATGGAATACACCTTGAGAAATCTCATTGCATCTTACAACCCAGACACTATTATAATAGAACCCACAGGAATAACTCCCCCTGGACAAATAAAAAGAAATATCGAGAATATGGGAATTCCGGGAATAACTTTTGCCCCGATAGTGAATCTTGTGGATGCTGGCCGCCTGAGTCAGGAGACAGGCGAACTGCAGAATTTCATGAAAAATCAGATAGGTGAGGCTGAGATCCTGGGCATCAATAAAGTCGAACTTATAAATAATCGTGAAGAACTCCTGGAAATCTGCCTGTTCCTGCGCAAATTAAACTCGAAAGCAAGAATGGTCCATTTTTCGGCCAGGCAGGGAGGAGAAAATCTAGACAAATTGCTCGGATTGCTGGAGGAAAACAGTAGGAGAAAAATAACCCAGGGCAGAGAAAACTCAATTCAAATGTCTGGAGTTTCGGCCTATTCGTCCTAA
- a CDS encoding winged helix-turn-helix domain-containing protein has product MSSLIDLIFFSEKRKNLLVQLANGPMDINEIKEVLHVNSCALMPQIKKLKDMDMIVQKGSIYQLSDIGSVIVEKMLPLKAVLDVFDGNKDYWSKHDRSPIPEHLINKIDMLEKCNLDEPDLDHLFEFPQYLRDKLNGSKTIKSFYSYFCPDCPSIHAACAETGAEVHLMLDEKVYNRFKNDFTEEYNVLLENKVSLYIYSGKIRPSSFMVTDNFFMLKLFGKEGEFDHRKITSFTPSALEWGNELAQYYIDRSTKINYNDED; this is encoded by the coding sequence ATGAGTTCACTTATAGACCTGATTTTTTTCTCTGAAAAAAGAAAAAATCTTCTTGTTCAATTAGCTAACGGGCCGATGGATATTAACGAGATAAAAGAAGTTCTTCATGTAAACTCCTGTGCTCTAATGCCTCAGATTAAAAAACTGAAAGATATGGATATGATAGTGCAGAAGGGAAGTATCTACCAACTTTCGGATATAGGATCAGTAATCGTTGAGAAAATGCTCCCTCTTAAAGCTGTTCTTGACGTTTTTGATGGAAACAAGGACTATTGGTCAAAGCATGACAGATCTCCTATTCCCGAACACCTTATTAATAAAATTGATATGTTGGAAAAGTGTAACCTGGACGAGCCTGATCTTGACCACCTTTTCGAATTTCCACAGTATTTGCGTGACAAGCTAAATGGTTCAAAAACTATAAAATCTTTTTACTCTTATTTCTGTCCTGATTGCCCGTCAATCCATGCTGCCTGTGCGGAAACTGGGGCCGAAGTACACCTTATGCTCGATGAAAAAGTGTATAACAGATTTAAAAATGACTTTACAGAAGAATATAATGTGTTGCTTGAAAATAAAGTATCACTTTATATATACTCCGGCAAAATAAGGCCCTCGTCTTTCATGGTTACAGATAATTTCTTTATGCTGAAACTCTTCGGAAAAGAAGGAGAATTCGATCACAGGAAGATCACGAGTTTTACTCCAAGTGCCCTGGAGTGGGGAAATGAACTGGCTCAGTATTATATAGACCGCTCCACAAAGATTAATTATAACGATGAAGATTAA